The Effusibacillus pohliae DSM 22757 genome segment AACGGGGACGGTAACCAAAAAAACTCTTTTTGAAGAGGCGCCCGGCCGGTTCCGCGGTCAACCGGTTTTCGTATCCGACGTGTACACCGATTGTGGAGCATGTGTCACAGCTTGTCCGACTGGGGCCATCCAAATGCGGCAGGCGGAGGACGTTATGGAGCTTGAATTATCATACGCGAACTGCATATTTTGCGGGATTTGTGCGGACGTTTGCGAACCCAAAACGATCCGGATGACAAATGAATACCGCCTGGCCACCAAAAACAAGCAGGATTTGCTTCGGACCGCTCGGATTTCGCAGAAATCACCGGAGCCGGTCGGGAAGGGAGTGTGATACAATGATCCATGTAAAAGAGGCGACGGATTGGAGAACCGGATTGCAAAAAAGAATCAAGGAAGTGCTGGGCAAATCCTTGCATATCCGGCATGTGGATAGCGGTTCCTGCAACGGATGTGATTTTGAAATGAGCGCCTTGTTGAACCCGGTCTATGACCTGCAGCGGTTTGGAGTCGATTTTGTGGCTTCCCCCCGGCATGCGGATCTATTGATGGTAACAGGCGGGGTTACGCGACATCTTGAAGAAGCGCTGCGCAAAACGTATGATGCGACATCCAATCCCAAGATGGTCGTGGCGATCGGGGCTTGCGCATGTGGAGGGGGCATTTTTGGCCAAACCTATGCAAACTGCGGCGGGGTTGATAAAATTGTTCCGGTGTATGTGTATGTTCCAGGCTGTCCTCCTCGCCCGCAGGCAATGATTGAAGGAATCCTGATCGCGTTGGACAGGTATGAACAACTTTCAAAATGAAGGGAACGATGAGGTTGAATCTGGAATTGCAACAATTCAAAGCGGATTTTTTTAAAGCACTGGGTCATCCCTTGCGGATTCGGATTTTGGAATTGTTGTGTGAGGGAGATAAAAATGTCAATGAACTGCAGGCGCTGATTGGCAGCGAAGGTTCCGCAGTTTCCCAACAGTTGGCGATTTTGCGCAATAAAAACATTGTGTATGGGACGAAGGATGGCAATAAGGTGACCTATTCCCTCCGGGATCCGATGATTAAAGAACTGTTGGCCGTTGCCCGTCAAATTTTTAACAACCACCTCATTGATACGATTTCGATGTTGGACAAGTTCAATGAAGAATGAGGAAGGCTGCTGGGGGTTCTTGGCAGTCTTTTTTTGCTTGCACCCGATTTTTGTAACCATCCTGTAACTCTCGCCCGGTAGTATTCGGACAGAAATATTAGAAAAGTCAGTTTAAAGGAGGTGCCGTCAACATTGTCAACGCCTTACAAGCCAAGGATCAATGGGCGCAGACAAACGATTACATCGATGACGGATCCAACAACAATTCGGTTGATTCAACTTACGACTCGGTGACTTCAGGTACGACGAACGGTTACAGTTGGGACAAATTTCGATATAATGACAGGAACGGCGCCGAATTGATCCAGTACTGGAAAGTGTACGGGTTGGGACATAAATGGTCCGGCGGCAGTACGGCCGGTTCCTATACGGATCCGAACGGCCCTGATGCTTCGAGCCTGATGTGGAACTTTTTCAAAACTCACTGAAAGGTTGATATTGCAAGTTTCCAGCCCTGGGGGTTCCCCTTGGGCTGGACGTTCAGGGAGGCATCTGTATGAAAAGGGCGGTGGTCAGCTGGTTGTTGACGGTTGCTTTTTTTCTGTCGGGGTGTGCGTCGGGATCGATTCACCTGCAGGGAAAAAATCCGGAAGAAGTAGTGAGGTTGTATTACGAAACTGTCAATCATAAACAATACGAATCCCTACCCTATTTTTTTTCCGATTCATTCGGTGGATCGAAAAAAGCGGATGATATCCGGAAAAAGCTGAACGATATCGATTCCATGGAAATCATTCGGGTACTCGGGACACAAATCAAAGACGACCTGGCGCATGTTCACGCATCTGTCAGGGTTAAGGACAGGAACACCGGCCGCTATGACTATAATTTTGCCCAGTATGATCTAATCAAACAAAACGGCGAGTGGAGGTTTGTATCGATTGAGAGTTTGGATGAAGGGAAACAGAAAATTTTGTTGGACTTGTGGAAACAGCAAAAACAATTGGTCAACAGCGATGAAACAGTCAGGGAACATGTTCGATGGATCGAGGAACAAAGGAGAAAATCGTATAGGGAAGCTATTAAACAGGAACCGGTGCCTGTTTCGGAATGAATGGTCCGCGATGGGATTGGACATTTCGGTGAAACATGAGATGTGAAACTGAAATGTAAGGGTTTACAATTCTCAAAAATCAATCTATAATAGACTCACAAGTTAATAGATTCGCTGTGAGAATCTGAGAACAGCCGATCACGGAAGCGTGAAACCGCTTCGGGTTGATTGGCTGTTTTTTGTTTTCGCGGGAGATGGATACTTCACAGTTTGATGGAATGAACAGAAGCCACTTTTAATTTGCAGCAGGTTTGAAGCAGAAGGGTTCTTCTTTAAACTGAGGCGACCTGACTCTCCCACACACGTTGAGCGCAGTTAGGGAACTGCTGATCGTTTCGAGCGTCTTTAAGCCACAAGGATTTTGAGCTGTTTGTATCGAAATGTTGAATACGGGAGGATTAAACTGTGAAGCCGTTAAATATCGCCCACAGGGGAGCATGTGCGCATGCACCAGAAAATACGATGGCAGCATTTCGTTTAGCAGTAGAGATGGGGTGCAGCGGACTCGAATTTGATGTGCAACTCAGCAAAGATGGAATCCCTGTTGTAATTCACGATGAACGTTTGGATCGCATCACGGGTGCACATGGTCTTGTTAGTGAATATACGTGGAAAGAACTGAGGACGATGGATGTGGGAAAATGGATGGGCGATCGATGGAAAGGGGAGCGGATTCCCGCGCTGGAGGAAGTTCTGGTTGAATTTTCAGGTCTATTCCTTAATGTCGAGTTAAAAAATTCAGTCATACCTTATGACGGGCTGGAGGAAAAAGTGATCCGTTTGATTGAACGCTATTGCGACCCTGCGAATGTCATTGTCTCTTCCTTTAATCACGCATCTGTGAAATTCATCAAGGAACTTGCCCCGCATGTACAGACAGGTGTGCTGTATACAAAAGAACCGCAAAATGTACTTGAATATGTGTCAAGTTTGAATGCGAATGCGGTCCATCCTGAATACAGGCTTGTAACATCTGAAAAAATCAGCGATTTTCATTTCGCTGGTCTGATGGTGAACACTTGGACGGTCGACCAGTTTGCCGAAATACAGCGGTTGATCCAGATGGGGATCGATGGAATCATCACGAATTATCCCGACAGATTACAATTCTTGCTGTCCTAAGGGGGGATTTTCTTGGAATTGATAGACAAACGCAACCTTGAAATCGGGGGAGCAGCTTTGCCGATGAAATCTAATAAACCTGTGCGAAGGGGCTGGCGGAATTTGTGGACTGCAACGCCCTTTTTACTCCCTTCGTTGTTTCTGTTTGTCGTGTTCTTTTTTTATCCAATGTTTAAAACGATTTACTTAAGCTTCTACCTCACGAACGCGCGCGGGGATGCCAAGCAATGGGTCGGTTGGCTGCAATATAAAGAGATGCTTACGTCACCCGAGTTTCACAATAGTTTAATGGTAACCCTAACATTCGTGATTTTGACGGTGGTTCCGGGGATCCTGTTGGCGTTATTCTTGGCGCTGCTGGTATCCAAACCGATTCGCGGCATCACATTTTTCCGTACGCTGATCATTTCTCCGGTTACTGTATCAGTCGCAACCGCTTCGACGATCGGGCTTCTCTTGTTTAATCCGAGTGTGAGCATCATCACCTACGCGCTTCGGATCTTTGGAGTGAAGGAAATTGCCTGGCTTACCGATCCTTTCTGGGCGATGATAGCGGTTTCGATGGTTACGATATGGCTTGGTGTTGGGTTTAATACGATTATACTGCTGGGGGGATTGCAATCGATACCGAATGAAATTCTTGAAAGCTCGTTAATCGATGGAGCCGGTTTTTGGTGCCGTCTGCGTCACGTGATTCTTCCGCTTTTGTCGCCCAGCCTGTTCTTTGTATTAATTGTGTCGGTAATCGGAGCGTTTCAATCGTTTGGCCAGGTGAATATCCTGACCCAGGGCGGGCCTTCAGGGGCCACAAATCTAATTGTGTATTCCATCTACAGAAACGCATTCTTTAACTTTCAGTTTGGGTATGCGTCAGCACAATCGATTGCGTTATTTCTGATCATCTTGACACTCACCATGATTCAGTTTCTCGTGGTGGAAAGGAAGGTGCATTACCAGTGATGCAGACAAAAAAAGTTGCGTTGTCCCTGCACTATCTGATTCTTGTTCTCACTGCTCTCGTGATCGCCTTCCCGATTCTGTTTGCATTGCTGACAAGCCTCATGACACCGGAAGATACGACCGCTTATCCGCCGCGTCTGATTCCGTCTTCCATCCATTTGGCGAACTATGTGGAGGCTTTGCGGACTGCGCCACTGGGCCGTTTCATTTTTAATAGTTTGGTAGTTTCCACTCTAATTGTAACCGGACAGCTTATCACTTCCAGCCTGAGTGCGTACGCATTTTCATTTTTGCGATTTCCCGGTCGCCAGGTGATCTTTTATATTTTCTTATCCACGATGATGATCCCGTGGGAAGTCACTTTGATTCCGAACTACCTGACAATGAAATATCTTGGTTGGCTGAGTACTTATCAAGGGTTGGCAGCTCCTTTTCTTGCTTCCGCATTTGGCACATTTTTGCTGCGTCAGTTTTACCTGCAAATTCCTAAGGAGCTTTATGAAGCAGCCACTATTGATGGATGCGGACATTGGCGGTTTTTTTTGAAGGTGGTATTGCCTCTTTCAAGGCCCGTTTTGGGAACGTTGGGTGTTTATGCTTTTTTACAGTCTTGGAACATGTACCTCTGGCCGCTTTTAATCACCAATAAAACCTCGATGAGAACAGTTCAAGTCGGGATCAGTATGTTGCAGTTTGAAGAGGCGTTATCCTGGAATCTGGTCATGGCGGGCGTGGTGATGGTTTTGCTCCCGACCATTCTGCTATTAATTATCGGACAACGTCAGTTGATAAGAGGGTTAATGGCGGGGGCAGTAAAAGGATAGACAAATCCAAAGTGTACAAGGAGGATGATTATGAGAAAAGGAATTCTGGCAGGGTTGCTGACTTTGGCGATGGGTGTATCACCTCTGGTGGCCGGTTGTTCCAGCTCGCAAGAAACAGGGAAAAATGCGGACGGCGGAGAGAAAGGAGTTACAGAAATCACACTGTGGCATGCGATGGGGGGAGCAGCGGGGAAAGGTTTGGATGCTCTCGTTCAACAATTTAATGAGACCCATTCGAATATCAAAGTGACAGCGGTCTACCAAGGTTCATACGATGACGAGTTTAATAAATTCAAAACGGTGCAGGGCAGCGACGCGGCGCCGTCGCTGATGCAGGTGTACGATATTGGGACCCGTTTTATGATTGACTCCGATTCGATTGTCCCCGTGCAAAAATTTATCGACGAAGATCACTACGATATTTCCGATTTCGAACCGAATATTTTGTCCTACTATCGGTTGGATAACAAGTTATATTCGATGCCGATGAACGTGTCCACCCCGATCCTCTACTACAATAAGACGGCGTTTCAGAAAGCCGGATTGGATCCGAACAAACCGCCCCAAACTTGGAAAGAGGTAGAGGACTATGCAAAGAAGTTGACCAAAAAGGGCACTGATGGCAAAGTGGAGCAATATGGCATTTCGCTAGCGATATATGGATGGTTTTTTGAGCAATATCTGGCCAATCAAGGAGCTTTATATGCGAACAATGGGAACGGCCGGAAAGATCGCGCGACAGAGGCGATAGTGAACAAGGAGGCAGGAGTCCGATTTGTCGACTGGTGGAAGAAACTGTATGACGATGGTGTTCTCGGCAATTTTGGCCGCAAAACGTCCGACACGCAAGCGGCGTTTACCGCGGGAAAAACAGCTATGTTCATCGATTCGACGGGAGTGGCTCGCGGAATCGTTGACGGCGTCGGAAGCAAGTTCCAGATTGGAACGGCGCCTCTCCCCAAAGCGGAAGGTTCGCCAGGTGGTGTGATTATTGGAGGCGGATCATTGTGGATCATGAAAGATCAACCGGCAACCAAGCAAAAAGCCGCCTGGGAGTTTGTTAAGTTCATTAGCGAGCCGAAACAGCAAGCGTTCTGGCACACGGCAACCGGGTATTTCCCGATTCGCACTAAGGCGTATGACGAGCCGCTTTTGAAAGAGTTTGATGAGAAGTATCCGCAGTTTAAAGTAGCTGTTCAACAATTACATGATACAAAACTGTCAGAGGCCACAACTGGAGCCGTGATTGGTGTTTTCCCGGAGGCGCGTACAACAATTGAAACCGCAATCGAAGATGTTCTTTTAAACAAGAAGACATCGCAACAGGCCTTGGATGAGGCCAATAGGAAGATCACAGATTCAATCGGTAAATACAATCAGATCTATAAGAAGTAACATTGCCGATTACAGGGATCTTAAAATTGATTAGACCATTGGCATAAATCGGGAGGGCGTCATGGGCGGAATCCAAGATCGCCCTCTCCCACTTTCCAACCTGAATACCAGTAATAGAACAGGGCATAAACGTAACTCCAAGAAGAGAGTCTTGCCGGCTGGCGTGAAAGAGTCGGCTAGACTTGCGGCTCGTAGGGACTGTCTGCAGCGCAGAACGTCACGATAACGGAGAATTACAGCTCTCTAAATCCAACTAATGCAACAAAGAGACAAAGGGGGATCGCTATGAAAAAACAATATGTCCTGGCCCTGGATCAGGGGACGACCAGTTCGCGCGCCATTTTGTTTGACCAATCGGGTTCGATTGTGGGAATTGCGCAAAAAGAGTTTACCCAGATCTATCCGAAGCCGGGCTGGGTGGAGCACGATCCGATGGAAATCTGGGGGACGCAGAGCGGCGTGGCGCGGGAAGTGCTGGAGACGAAAGGCGTGCGCCCGGAGGAAGTGGCGGCGATCGGCATCACCAACCAACGGGAGACGACGGTCGTGTGGGACAAGAACACGGGCAAACCGGTGTACAACGCGATCGTCTGGCAGGACCGCAGAACGGCCGGAATTTGCGACGAATTGAAGGAAAAAGGGCTGGAACCGTATATCCGGGAAACGACCGGCCTGGTGGCGGATGCGTATTTTTCCGGCACCAAAGTGAAGTGGATTCTGGACAATGTCGAAGGCGCACGGGAAAAAGCGGAAAACGGTGAGCTGCTGTTCGGCACGATCGACACCTGGCTGATCTGGAATCTGACGCGCGGCAAAATCCACGTCACCGATTACTCGAACGCGTCCCGCACGATGCTGTACAACATTAAGCAACTGAAATGGGACGAAAAAATGCTCACGGAACTCGGCATCCCCGCCTCCCTGCTGCCGCAGGTACGGCCGTCAAGCGATGTGTACGGCGTGACTGATCCGCAAATTTTTGGCGGCGTGGAAATTCCGATCGCTGGCGTGGCGGGGGATCAGCAGGCCGCCCTGTTCGGCCAGACCTGCTTTGCGCCCGGACAGGCGAAAAACACGTACGGCACCGGCTGCTTCATGTTGATGAACACCGGCGAAAAAGCGGTTGCATCGAAGGCCGGCCTGCTGACGACGATTGCCTGGGGGATCGACGGCAAGGTGGAATACGCGCTGGAAGGCAGTATTTTCATCGCCGGTGCGGCCGTGCAATGGCTGCGGGACGGACTGCGGCTGATCGATTCCGCACCTGACTCGGAGTATTACGCCAGCAAAGTGGAGGATACGGATGGTGTGTATGTGGTGCCGGCATTTGCCGGGTTGGGGGCCCCCTACTGGGATATGTACGCCCGTGGCGCCATTTTCGGTTTGACGCGCGGCACTCGCAAGGAGCACCTGATCCGCGCCACCCTGCACTCGCTTGCCTATCAGACAAAAGACGTGCTGAGCGCGATGGAAAGCGATTCCGGCATCCGTTTGCAGGCGCTGCGGGTGGACGGCGGTGCGACCGCCAACAACCTGTTGATGCAGTTTCAGGCTGACATTTTGGGCGTACAGGTGGAACGGCCGGCGATCACCGAAACGACCGCGCTGGGGGCTGCGTACCTGGCCGGCATCGCGGTCGGATTCTGGAACAAACAGGAGCTTGCGAGCGATTCCCGCCTCGACGCGGTGTTCGAGCCGCAGATGGACGAACAGACCCGAAGCAGGCTGTACAAAGGGTGGAAAAAAGCGGTCAAGCGTACGATGCACTGGGAGAAAGACGAGGAATAGAATTTTCCCCGCACATGAGGTATAATGAAAATGCAACAACATAGATTTCAGGTCTGAGACGATTGAGAGACCGCAGCAAGGTGACTGTTCCTGAAGTGGAGAGTCTCCTTTGTTGTGGTCTCTTTTTATTGATGGGAAAGGGGAATCGGAGATGGTGGCAGGACGGCAGTTGTCCGTTTTTCAACGAAGCGACTATTTGCAGGAAATGGCGGCGGGAAAATTGGACTTGTTGGTGATCGGTGGCGGGATAACCGGTGCCGGCATTGTTCTCGATGCAGCCTCCCGCGGAATGCGGGTTGGTTTGGTGGAGAAGCAGGACTTCGGGGCTGGCACAAGCAGCCGCTCGACCAAGTTAATTCACGGCGGGTTGCGCTATCTGAAACAGGGGGAAGTCACTCTGGTCCGGGAAGTGGGGAGAGAACGCGAGATTCTGTACCGGAATGCTCCGCACATCGTGATCCCGGAAAAAATGTTGCTGCCGCTGGTGAAAGGCGGCACTTACGGGAAACTGGCGACCTCGGTCGGGCTGTGGATCTACGATCGGTTGGCGGGCGTGAAACCGGAAGAACGGCGCGTGATGCTGTCGAAACAGCAGACAGAAGAGCAGGAGCCGTTGCTCCGCAAGGACATCTTGAAAGGCGGCGGGTTGTATATCGAGTACCGGACGGACGATGCCCGGCTGACGGTGGAAGTGATGAAAACGGCGGCTGCACACGGCGCGTTGTGCGTCAACTATGCGGAGGCGATCCGGTTTCTTTACACCGGGCAAAAACTGATCGGTTCCCAGGTACGGGACCAGCTGACGGGTGAAATCTATGAAGTATACGCGAAACAGATCGTCAACGCAGCCGGTCCCTGGGTCGACCGCTTGCGGGAACAGGACGGATCGCTGTACGGCAAACGCCTGCATCTGACAAAAGGTGTGCACCTGGTTGTTCCGCATCGGCGGTTGCCGCTCAGGCAGTCGGTCTATTTTGACGTGCCGGACGGGCGCATGATCTTTGCCATTCCGCGGGACGGTTGTACGTATATCGGCACAACCGATACCGACTATCAGGGCAGCCTCGAAAAACCGCGGGTGACGAAAGAAGACGTGGACTATTTGCTGGTGGCTGTCAACCAGATGTTCCCGAGCGTACACTTGCAGCCGGAAGACATTGTATCGAGCTGGGCGGGGCTGCGTCCGCTGATTCACGAAGACGGCAAATCGCCGTCCGAGCTGTCGCGCAGAGACGAGATTTTCCATTCCCCGAGCGGACTGATCACGATTGCCGGCGGGAAGCTGACCGGTTTCCGGAAAATGGCGGAACGGGTGGTCGACCTGGTTGCGAAGCGGTTGACGGAACTGGAAGGAAGACAGTTTCCAGACTGCTTTACCGATCGGATTGTATTGTCCGGCGGGGACTTTTCCGGAGTCGGAGGGATCTCCGCGTTTGCGGACCATCTCATGCAGGCCGCCGGCCGTTTGGGGCTTGAACGTCAGCATGTCCGTTCGCTTGTCGGAAAATACGGCACCCGAGCAGCCGATATTTTACGCCGGCTGGAGCAGGCGGACGATCGGAGCGGCGATCCGGAAACCATCCTCATGCGGGCGGAACTGTGGTATTGTATGGAAGAGGAAATGGCCGTCACCCTGAATGATTTTCTGATTCGGCGAACGGGACGGCTATTGTTTGACCGGGCGAGCGTCGAGCGGATCGGGCCGATTTTGCTCGAGGAGATGGCGGAAGCGTTCAATTGGACGGAACAGGAGAAAAATGAGCGCCTGCGCGAGTTTCAAGAAGAATACGAGGCGGCAGTCGAGTTCGTGTGAGGAAAAGGGGGAAACGACCGGATGAAACCACATTCTGTGATCCCGGCGGTTCGCGGGTTCAAAGAACTGGAAAAAGCGCTGTCGGCTCCTTCCGACACGCTTTTCCTGCTGGAAGGGGAACTGATTCACCTGCGGCATCTGGTGGAGGGAGTGAAGCGGGCGAACAAAAAAATTTTTCTGCATCTGGACCTGGTCAAAGGGATCAAAGAGGATGAAGCGGCAATCCATTATCTGGCGAAAGACATCAAGATTGACGGAATCATCAGCACGCGCACTTCCAGCCTGCTGCATGCCAAAAAGTACGGGTTGACCACCGTCCAGCGGGGGTTTTTGATCGATTCGCAGTCGGTCAGGACGATCCTGAAATCGGCCGAGCACGGAAAGCCGGACTATATCGAACTGCTGCCCAGTTATTCCTACCCGAAGGTGCAGGAAGTGAAGGAGGGAACCGGGGTCCAGATCATTTTGGGGGGATTCATCGACCGGGACACCGATCTGCCGGTCCTGTTCGAGGCGGGAGCGGTCGCCGTCTCCACCAGCCGCAGCGAATTGTGGAATTATCCAGGGAGCTGATTAAACCGCTTCGCTTCCGTCAAGACTGGCTGCTAGACCAACCAGTCGACGGGGGTGGGGCGCATGAACTCCAAAATTTTGTTGCAGCGGCGCCTGGTGCTGCTGTTGAGCCTGATTACGTTTGGACTTGTCGCCTTGCTGGGGCGACTTTTTTACATTCAGGTATGGGCGCGGCATGATTTGCACGGTCGGGATCTGGTTGAGGCGGCGGTTGCCCAGCGGCGGGAGACGTTTGAAATCGATTCCGGACGGGGTGACATTTTGGACCGGAATGGGGAATCGCTGACCGGTTCGCGACTGCGCGGCGTGCTGGTGATGCCGCTGTGGCAGGGGGAGATCGATCCGGCGAAAGTCGATGAATTGGCTTCCATTTTGCAGGCGAATCCGGAAGAAGTGCAGACCGCGTTGCGGAATATCAACCGTCCAACGCTCTTGCGCCTGCCCAGTGCAAACGGCAAACCGCAAATCGTTGAATTGACGGAACAGCAGGCTGAGAGAATCGACCGGCTGCAATTTCCTGGCGTGTATGCGAAACAGGTCAAGGTCCGCTATGACGAACATTCGCTCGCCCGCCATGTGATCGGCTTCATCGGCCAGGACCCGGACCTGGTGCGGAACGCGTTCGGCGGCAAATACGCGCTGGACGAAAAAGTCGGCAAGCTGGGGCTCGAGTTTCTGTTTCAGGAGGATCTGCGCGGGTTGGGCCGGGGCAAAACGATCTCCTACTTCACGGATGCGGAAGGACGTCCGGTTAACGGGCTGGGGATCCGCATGACGGACGAAGAAAATCGGGCGTTGTCGGTCAAAACCACACTGCATCGAAACGTACAGAAAGCGGTCGAAGCGGCGATGGACAAGTACGGCTTGCAAAAAGGGGCGGTCGTGGTGCTCGACGCGAAAACGGAAGACATCCTGGCGATGGCGAGCCGGCCGCAATATGACCAAAACGCGCTGGTCAAACAGGCCGAGTACCCGGTGAACCGGGCGATCCAGGCAAATTTTCCGGGATCGGTGTTCAAGACGGTGATCGCGGCGGCCGCCCTGGAAAAAGGGGTGGTCCATGCGGGCGACGTGTACACTTGCCCCGGCTATCTGGAGATCGGCGAGGGTAGGCTCAACTGCTGGACCGAGCATGGACGGATCACGGCGGAGCAGG includes the following:
- a CDS encoding peptidoglycan D,D-transpeptidase FtsI family protein, which encodes MNSKILLQRRLVLLLSLITFGLVALLGRLFYIQVWARHDLHGRDLVEAAVAQRRETFEIDSGRGDILDRNGESLTGSRLRGVLVMPLWQGEIDPAKVDELASILQANPEEVQTALRNINRPTLLRLPSANGKPQIVELTEQQAERIDRLQFPGVYAKQVKVRYDEHSLARHVIGFIGQDPDLVRNAFGGKYALDEKVGKLGLEFLFQEDLRGLGRGKTISYFTDAEGRPVNGLGIRMTDEENRALSVKTTLHRNVQKAVEAAMDKYGLQKGAVVVLDAKTEDILAMASRPQYDQNALVKQAEYPVNRAIQANFPGSVFKTVIAAAALEKGVVHAGDVYTCPGYLEIGEGRLNCWTEHGRITAEQGFAQSCNVVFASLAMKLGRPAIEEYAKKLGLGQPATDPVDGKPQFDREDPGRIFAKNETSWRLLANTGIGQEDVRISPLQAAHLMAVIANNGKAGKPRLVQELVTSSDGMLYKSFPPGEKRMALEPATVNELKRWMTQVVASPKGTAHSLSSVKVSVAGKTGTAQTGQPNAYHHWFAGYAPADQPKYAIAVLAEDVTDGAGSQLVQSVAKEIVDRLF